A part of Neodiprion pinetum isolate iyNeoPine1 chromosome 4, iyNeoPine1.2, whole genome shotgun sequence genomic DNA contains:
- the LOC124216287 gene encoding uncharacterized protein has translation MAFKFVVLACALAVVNCSYIHNPMGHGYGASTTQYGTQEVHYPSGGGGSSQGATSQTESILRGHENLQGQLSASQEKAVQISSGQYSSQGKTDVRVTNPGSYSTGNYNNGQGSQEQQVVTYTPTPGYNNHPGNRYEHSASSSYQQSTPVYGHSTTAYVQPTPVYGQSTGAVYSHNSLPVYHYATSEYAGQGGSSYSHGAAPTYSHPSSNRYSQAGSSAGGPGLLGVSYSPAVSVSHMSYTSPVGISYAW, from the exons ATGGCTTTCAAG ttCGTGGTCCTGGCCTGTGCCCTTGCTGTCGTTAATTGTTCGTATATTCATAACCCAATGGGGCATGGTTACGGTGCATCAACGACGCAATACGGCACGCAGGAAGTGCATTACCCTTCCGGCGGAGGAGGAAGTTCGCAGGGGGCGACATCCCAGACGGAAAGTATCCTGAGGGGTCATGAGAACCTGCAGGGTCAGCTCAGCGCAAGCCAGGAGAAGGCGGTGCAGATAAGTTCCGGCCAGTACTCGAGTCAAGGAAAGACCGATGTCCGTGTAACAAATCCTGGATCATATTCCACGGGCAACTACAACAACGGCCAAGGCTCCCAAGAACAACAGGTCGTAACGTACACACCAACGCCTGGCTACAACAACCACCCTGGAAACAGATACGAACACTCGGCATCCTCGTCCTACCAACAATCGACGCCTGTTTACGGACATTCCACCACCGCTTATGTTCAGCCTACTCCCGTTTACGGCCAGTCAACGGGAGCCGTTTACAGCCATAATTCTCTACCTGTTTATCATTACGCTACGTCAGAATATGCAGGACAAGGAGGTTCCAGCTATTCGCACGGAGCAGCACCCACCTACTCTCACCCTTCGTCGAACCGTTATTCGCAGGCCGGATCGTCTGCGGGTGGTCCAGGTCTTCTTGGAGTATCATATTCCCCAGCGGTCTCCGTTTCGCATATGAGCTACACCAGCCCAGTTGGTATTTCTTATGCCTGGTAG